The Solanum pennellii chromosome 4, SPENNV200 genomic interval AATTGAAAACCAGTTAGCAGAAGTGTTCCCAGTATGTGCTAAATACACAATGGCAGCTGCTGCAGAGGCTCCAGATGTGAGAAGAACCAGCATTATCTTCAAAATTtaacaagaaaattataaacatataatcTACTCTAATCAACCACAAAGTTATAGCAAAACAGTACAGTCAGACTTCTCTATAACAACGTTTGTATGTAACAACCAATTCTGTGTGAAACTAACTCTTCATCTTGCCCTTCGATTTTTGTTATCACGTATCGTTCTTTGCTTCAATTTATcacattattttgatgttattttgagCTAAGCATCTTTCAGACTCAACCTCACTATCTCCACGAGATAGAGGTAGGGATACAATATGTATACACCTTAGCCTATCATTTCACTATAGATGTCAGAAAATATCCTCACAAACAACGTTGTTATAAAGAGGTCTGACTATTTAAAAAAACAGCTCAATCTACATTACCGCGTCAAGGAAGATGAGCAAGATCCGACTTTTTCCTGCTCTGCTCCTCATAATATGAAAGATGGAAAATGGTAGAGTAAGAGCAAGATATGCACATACTATTGCATTCACAATCACGAACAACCtatatcaagaaaaagaaaaaaaaaagaagatgaaatatACTCCCTCCGTGTTAATTATATGAAGTAGTTTGACCTGAAtacgaagtttaagaaagaaagacttttgaaacttgtaGTTTTGAGACTGTATCAATCgttcaaaataaagaaaatgtgtAGTTTCTATAGATGGACATACTTAAATGAGTCAAAATCATCATATTGAGCTGAAAATTGCACAAGTTGTGTGGCAAAAGGAAGAGTTTGTTCAGCAGTTCCCATTGCCACTGCTCCAGCTAAGGTACCAACAATCGCGACAATACGAAGAACAAGATCAAATACAGAGAGTCCTCTGTTAACTCCATGACCTTTAGCCTTTGATGCTTCTCCAGATTCAACTGCTACCGCCTTCATCATTCGTTTTTTCGATGGCTCAAGTATCTATAAGATTTGTATTTTTAGCTTGTTATAAGTGATTTTAGATTGATCATCAATTTATATTATCAAATACTAAGGATTTTTttggatttataatttttttagtaatttccAGCAATAGGAAGTGGTTGATGTGGATTTGCTCAAATATATTTGAAGTATGATCATTGTTGAAGTGGCTAAGACATGCACTCAGCTTTGTAGACTCTTTACCTGCTCTACTTTCTCTGTGGTACGTACTTAAACAACAATTTATTCGAAAAAcgattttaaattatatatgctGACAATTTAATGATCTTGACgttattaatgtaatttaacaTGTTAATGATACATCATTTGAATTAGGTTATCAAGGATGAGAGATATGTCTGTTTtagttaatttgaaaattaagtggtcctttttgcatttttgagagaaaaaattgGCCCTTTTGGCTCCAAACTCGAATAGTTTTGGTTGATTTTGGATTAGGTACAAGGATGTGTTTTCTCtttaaaatacaagaaattcattgatttataattttaggCTGACCATTTGATTAATTATGTGAAGCcagccaaaaaaaaattaagagactAATGGAGTAGGTCAAGTtgatttttgttccttttttttccttcttaatTATATCACTTCAGAGAAGGTTATAGTCAATTGTGAAATCAGAATTTTATAGCTGTGTATTCACTATTTCTAACATAAACTTGTATCAACCAAAGAAGCGTAATTGCAAGCTAAAATACCTCGAGAAAAATGGAAAGACTATCTTTTTCAATTCAATGCAATAGCAAATAGGAGTTTTTTTTGGATTGattcaagaaaaacaaaatgtaccctttcttcttttttaccCCTCTCCAAGGAGCTCCCACCTTTTTACTCGCTAGGTGACTTGAGCTCAAAACCTTGAGGTTGGAAGTAAAGGGTATCCTCTAGGTAACTCGAGCTCAAAACCTTAAGGTTGAAAGTAAGAGGTGTTCACCATCCAAGTAACATACAATACTACAATCAAGTAGTCAAAGAACCAGGTTCTTTAGCAATTATGCAAAAACGTTTTCAGGTTGCATCCCCATAAGATAAGAttgaatacaaataaataaacaagtaCATTTGTAACTAAACAAATTGAGGATTAAGAATCAATAACAACATGCTGTAAAGCTCTTGAGGTCCCAAAGGAGTTATTGAAGatgtgttatatttttttttatgaccgTGATGTCTAAGCTAACTTTCGCgcacctcaactaattccacGGATACCTACCACCTCCCACTAGCAATCGGTATCAAATAACTCTGTCCACCAAGGCTAAGACAGATCTTGAACCTCAGACCTCAGGGTTCTCAACCGCTTCATtgaccacaaggccacaccctTGTATGCGTTAGTTGAAGATATTGTTAGTTacaataattttcttattagcttctttttctttaagatTTTGAACAGAAGTAGTAAAATTGTGCAACATGCATGGTAGTGGAATACTGTTGTCTTACTACTAAGCTTAGTTCTAACTTCTAAGATGCATTTCAGAAATTGGGACCAACAACAATCAGTATATCCCCCTTCCTATATTCAGTTTGATAAACCCCATTGGCCACCTTCATGGCCATTCAAAACtcagaaaatttgaaatagttAGCATTTACATACTCTGGGGGAGTGAACAGAACATCCACTTGAGTAGTCTATACATTGTCGTCTTCACTGTAATCATCGTCGTAATCAGAAGCTGATTCATCATTTCTGGGCTCCAGTAGAGTATTCATATCGAAGGATGATTCACCTACTTCCATTTCTTCCATGTCAATAATGTCGTAACTCATCCGCTGATCAAATTTCTCATCAGAACAATTAAGAAGCCATGCAAGGGAACATTTTAAGCCCTTCTCAGCTATCTTTTTATGTCTTGGTTTTATTGTGGACTCCAGACCATAAGTGAAGAAAGCTGGGAAAGCGACCAAATCTTCCAAAGGCCTAGCCATTGTGGTTTTGAAATACTCAAAACTCTTCTTCATAATGTCGAGATTTAGAGCAAGTACCTGGGGACATCCCACGACCATTTCTCTCACTTGTTCCGAGGAAAAACCACATTCCTTGAGGAAATCAACATGCTTCACAACAGGTGCTTTACTGAGGCTGATAATCTGTGGCATCTTTTCTATAACTCGGCCAAAATCTTCATGGGTAGATCCAATTATTGAATTGAGAAATTCTTGTTGACTAGGAAGCTTTGCCTCCATGTCGATTCCTAAGATCTCGGGATATTGTGCAATTACTGAAGGAAGTGTGGTTTCCCTCACATGAAACTTTAAAAGGGATTGAATGTTTGGTTTTACCCTTTCTTGTAGTCCAAACCCAAGAATGTGTGGATGCTTCTCAATCAATCTAGCCACAGCTAGCCTCGGAATTCCCAAGACTTCCAGATATTCTACAAATGGTTTAATTACCCGACCTACTCGCATCCCTAATATCTCAGGATATCTAGTGAGAAGCCCACCAATTTCTCTTCTTGCCACTCCAATTCCTACTAAATAAGCAACTGATGTACTCATTGTGCCCTCAAGCTTGAACCCCAACACTTCAGGATATTTCTCCAGTACTCGTGGAATATCATTTGGTTTAATATCCATGCCTTGAAGATATTTCACAACTGGAGCAAGGTCTACCACCACACTTGCATGTAGAACTTGTGGGTACCGCCGCAAAAAGTCTGTCAAGGTGGATTTTCTAACACCCAATTTGCCCAGATAATCAAGCACAGGAATCATGTTTTTCTTCACACTGCATCCCAGAACAAGAGGATAGTTGTTAATATCTTCAATAGTGAGTCCCAATTTGTGAAGAAAGTCCACGCGTTCTCTCATGACCTCCACAGTCACAGGAAGCTCTAATCCATCGAGCTCATCAGGTACAATGCCAATGCT includes:
- the LOC107017174 gene encoding casparian strip membrane protein 2-like is translated as MMKAVAVESGEASKAKGHGVNRGLSVFDLVLRIVAIVGTLAGAVAMGTAEQTLPFATQLVQFSAQYDDFDSFKLFVIVNAIVCAYLALTLPFSIFHIMRSRAGKSRILLIFLDAIMLVLLTSGASAAAAIVYLAHTGNTSANWFSICQQYTDFCQRSAGSLIGSFGAMVCLVLLIIFSAVAISRR
- the LOC107018151 gene encoding transcription termination factor MTERF4, chloroplastic isoform X2, whose amino-acid sequence is MKVISYNRNINPSFLLINHELPSNTFHRPRLISTSAPSISSFNMRKNDLMMRLPCCFATRAALSSSVKTDTYSGSKKQKSSSFYTHPSLLEMKNEKAANRVRVYEFLRSIGIVPDELDGLELPVTVEVMRERVDFLHKLGLTIEDINNYPLVLGCSVKKNMIPVLDYLGKLGVRKSTLTDFLRRYPQVLHASVVVDLAPVVKYLQGMDIKPNDIPRVLEKYPEVLGFKLEGTMSTSVAYLVGIGVARREIGGLLTRYPEILGMRVGRVIKPFVEYLEVLGIPRLAVARLIEKHPHILGFGLQERVKPNIQSLLKFHVRETTLPSVIAQYPEILGIDMEAKLPSQQEFLNSIIGSTHEDFGRVIEKMPQIISLSKAPVVKHVDFLKECGFSSEQVREMVVGCPQVLALNLDIMKKSFEYFKTTMARPLEDLVAFPAFFTYGLESTIKPRHKKIAEKGLKCSLAWLLNCSDEKFDQRMSYDIIDMEEMEVGESSFDMNTLLEPRNDESASDYDDDYSEDDNV
- the LOC107018151 gene encoding transcription termination factor MTERF4, chloroplastic isoform X1 yields the protein MLKWCLRFHIHTERGFHLQNMKVISYNRNINPSFLLINHELPSNTFHRPRLISTSAPSISSFNMRKNDLMMRLPCCFATRAALSSSVKTDTYSGSKKQKSSSFYTHPSLLEMKNEKAANRVRVYEFLRSIGIVPDELDGLELPVTVEVMRERVDFLHKLGLTIEDINNYPLVLGCSVKKNMIPVLDYLGKLGVRKSTLTDFLRRYPQVLHASVVVDLAPVVKYLQGMDIKPNDIPRVLEKYPEVLGFKLEGTMSTSVAYLVGIGVARREIGGLLTRYPEILGMRVGRVIKPFVEYLEVLGIPRLAVARLIEKHPHILGFGLQERVKPNIQSLLKFHVRETTLPSVIAQYPEILGIDMEAKLPSQQEFLNSIIGSTHEDFGRVIEKMPQIISLSKAPVVKHVDFLKECGFSSEQVREMVVGCPQVLALNLDIMKKSFEYFKTTMARPLEDLVAFPAFFTYGLESTIKPRHKKIAEKGLKCSLAWLLNCSDEKFDQRMSYDIIDMEEMEVGESSFDMNTLLEPRNDESASDYDDDYSEDDNV